The Thermothielavioides terrestris NRRL 8126 chromosome 2, complete sequence genome includes a region encoding these proteins:
- a CDS encoding 40S ribosomal protein S4 has product MGRGPKKHQKRLSAPSHWLLDKLSGAYAPRPSPGPHKLRDCMPLIVFVRNRLKYALNYRETKAILMQRLVKVDGKVRTDITYPAGFMDVITIEKTGENFRLVYDTKGRFTVHRIQDEEAKYKLGKVKRVQLGRGGVPFLVTHDARTIRYPDPLIKVNDTVKIDLETGKITDFIKFDTGAIAMVTGGRNMGRVGVITHRERHDGGFGIVHLKDAIDNTFATRESNVFVIGSEKPWISLPKGRGVKLTIAEERDRRRAHALAGH; this is encoded by the exons ATGGGTAGAGGACC GAAGAAGCACCAGAAGCGCCTTAGTGCGCCCTCGCACTGGCTTCTCGATAAGCTGTCGGGCGCCTACGCCCCTCGGCCGTCTCCTGGTCCGCACAAGCTCCGCGACTGCATGCCGCTGATCGTCTTCGTCCGCAACCGCCTCAAGTATGCGCTCAACTACCGCGAGACCAAGGCCATCCTGATGCAGCGCCTCGTCAAGGTCGACGGCAAGGTCCGCACCGACATCACCTACCCGGCCGGCTTCATGGACGTCATCACGATCGAGAAGACGGGCGAGAACTTCCGCCTCGTCTACGACACCAAGGGCCGCTTCACCGTCCACCGCATTCAGGATGAGGAGGCCAAGTACAAGCTGGGCAAGGTCAAGCGCGTTCAGctcggccgtggtggtgTGCCATTCTTGGTTACGCATGATGCGAGAAC CATCCGCTACCCCGACCCGCTGATCAAGGTGAACGACACCGTCAAGATCGACCTGGAGACGGGCAAGATTACCGACTTCATCAAGTTCGACACTGGCGCCATTGCCATGGTCACCGGTGGTCGTAACATGGGCCGTGTCGGCGTCATCACCCACCGTGAGCGCCACGACGGTGGCTTCGGCATCGTCCACCTCAAGGATGCCATTGACAACACGTTCGCCACCCGTGAGAGCAACGTCTTCGTCATCGGCAGCGAGAAGCCCTGGATTTCCCTGCCCAAGGGCAGGGGTGTCAAGCTCAccatcgccgaggagcgcgaCCGGAGACGGGCGCACGCTCTGGCTGGTCACTAA